A region from the Malus domestica chromosome 07, GDT2T_hap1 genome encodes:
- the LOC103455101 gene encoding peroxisomal nicotinamide adenine dinucleotide carrier, which yields MSDALINGLAGAGGGIIAQLITYPLQTVNTRQQTDRDLKKEKKKLGTVEQICQVIKNEGWERLYGGLTPSLVGTAASQGVYYYFYQIFRNKAEAAALERRKMGVGDGSVGMLSSLLVAALSGCVNVLFTNPIWVIVTRMQTHKKSSKSQPGQELLTAPDEEILAAAEPPPFGTAHVIQEVYDEGGVFGFWRGVFPTLIMVSNPSMQFMLYETMLKKLKQRRALNKKGNNGVTALEIFLLGALAKLGATVVTYPLLVVKSRLQAKQVTNGDKRQHYKGTSDAILKMIRYEGLYGFYKGMGTKIVQSVLAAAVLFMIKEELVKGARFLLASKVKSKPP from the exons ATGTCCGACGCTTTGATCAATGGACTCGCCGGAGCTGGCGGCGGGATCATCGCCCAGCTCATCACCTATCCTCTTCAGACT GTGAATACTCGTCAACAAACAGACCGTGAtctgaagaaggagaagaagaagctcgGAACTGTGGAGCAAATATGTCAG GTTATAAAAAATGAAGGATGGGAACGGTTGTATGGAGGTTTGACGCCATCGTTGGTGGGCACGGCAGCATCTCAG GGTGTTTACTATTATTTCTATCAAATATTCAGGAACAAGGCTGAAGCTGCTGCTCTTGAACGGAGGAAGATGGGGGTTGGTGATGGGTCTGTCGGAATGCTCTCTTCACTTTTGGTTGCTGCATTATCTGG GTGCGTGAATGTGCTGTTCACGAATCCTATATGGGTAATTGTTACGCGTATGCAG ACTCATAAAAAATCCTCCAAGTCCCAGCCTGGTCAGGAGCTATTAACTGCTCCAGATGAAGAAATCCTTGCTGCAGCTGAGCCTCCTCCATTCGGCACGGCACATGTG ATTCAGGAAGTTTATGATGAAGGTGGAGTTTTCGGCTTCTGGAGAGGTGTTTTCCCGACATTGATCATG GTGAGTAATCCTTCCATGCAATTTATGCTGTATGAAACTATGCTGAAGAAGCTGAAGCAAAGACGTGCCTTGAATAAGAAGGGTAACAACGGGGTTACTGCTTTAGAG ATATTTCTTCTTGGTGCTTTGGCGAAACTAGGGGCTACGGTTGTGACATATCCTCTTCTAGTTGTGAAG TCGAGGCTTCAAGCAAAACAGGTTACAAATGGTGACAAAAGGCAACACTATAAAG gCACATCTGATGCTATCTTAAAGATGATTCGCTATGAAggattatacgggttttacaaaGGGATGGGAACGAAAATAGTACAAAGTGTACTTGCAGCTGCCGTTCTGTTCATGATCAAGGAGGAACTTGTCAAGGGTGCTCGGTTCTTGCTCGCTAGCAAAGTAAAGTCAAAGCCTCCATAG
- the LOC103455100 gene encoding signal peptidase complex subunit 2, with amino-acid sequence MSNVRLFLGTIIIAIALFAQFYKKKFPENRDFLILCIVLYIVFNVLLQLIIFTKEKNAILFTYPPADSFTSTGLVVSSKLPRFSDMYSLVIASSDPKSISANQPAQFTKNVTRFTKDGVLVGGLFWKDVEALINEYQREPKKRK; translated from the exons ATGAGCAATGTGAGGCTGTTTCTGGGCACCATCATCATCGCAATCGCTCTCTTCGCTCAGTTTTACAAGAAGAAGTTCCCCGAAAACCGAGATTTTCTCATCCTCTGCATCGTCTT GTATATAGTCTTCAATGTGCTGTTGCAGCTGATCATATTCACCAAGGAGAAGAATGCCATTCTCTTCACGTATCCTCCCGCT GATTCGTTCACAAGCACTGGATTGGTGGTCTCTTCCAAATTGCCAAGATTCTCTGATATGTACTCTCTTGTGATAGCAAGTTCAGACCCCAAATCGATTTCTGCAAATCAACCAGCGCAGTTCACCAAGAATGTTACTcg GTTCACCAAGGACGGAGTTTTGGTGGGGGGCCTCTTCTGGAAAGATGTCGAAGCACTTATAAACGAATATCAGAGAGAACCAAAGAAGAGGAAGTGA